The DNA sequence TTCCTGAACCAGCTGCATGTCACTCATTGTTCCtggttccttttccttctttgtaatATCTCCTCTATCagcgtctttctcttcttcgtctgtGTTCTTCTCTGCAGGGATGCCTTCCACATCACCAGTGTCCGTCTCCACTTTTTCTGTCTCATCTTCACCATAGTCTTCCCAAGCTGgggcttcctcttcttcacctgtATTCTTTTCATGACTTTTAAAttctttatcctctccttcctgaacTAACTGTACTTCACTCATTATTCCTTggtcgtcttccttcttcccatcttgtttttcagtattgtctttctcctccttatctctgcTTTCTGTTTCAGAAGCGGCGTTTTCCACATCGACAGTGTtcgtctcctccttttcatcttttccctcccaaGCCgcagtctcctttccttcgaCAGGAGTTTTCTTCTCGCTTTCAATGGATCGCTCGTCTTTTCCCTGAACCTGAACCATCTGTACTTTCTTGTCTAATTCTTTACGGTTCTTGGACGGCTGAGCTTCGCGAAGGACGGAACAAGATGCAGTGCTTTGCTGTTCGTTACGATTCATTGACGGCTGCAATTCGCGAAGGGCGGGACGAGATGCGGTGGCGTGCTGTTCCCGTGCAGCAGGAGCCTCTTTGTGGAATGGAGAGCAGCGACTTGCCGTCAAGTTGTTGGTTTGAACTGCAAGCATCGGGATTACTGGCGGCAACTTCACGACCTCTGGACAGGTTAAGATTTGGGCgggctcttcttttttctccttaaagCTGGTTAACAAAGAGGTCATGTAGTcgatcttttccttcttttcgtaaTGTTCGCTTTTATCGCACTCTCCTTTCTGTCGTGACGCGTGTCTGGTCTTTTTCTGAGGAGCGCGCTTCTCCTCGCCTCCTGATGCCGTCTTGTCCTTCGTAATGATCCGAAATCCTGATACCGTAACGTAGAGGACGAATTGCTCCGTTTCTCTGTCCCGCATCTCGTCCAGGAAGGTTGTCAGGCGGGCGAAGAGGACTAGCTTCTTTCCTCGCCGCTGCGTGACTGACACCTTCACCGCCGCTTTGCCTGGCTTCCAGTACTCCTGGAACACCATGCCGTTCATGTATATGGCCGTCTCCAGCGACGTGTACTTCTGGAGACTGGCCTCGCTCTTCTGCTTGTTGAATTTAAACTTGGCCACCTTGTCGCAGCTCGGTGTGcgtggccagcagcagcagcaccagcgagGCGCTGGGGCGTCGAGGTGATGCAGGGACACCTTCACCTTGCGTGGGGGGCCGCGGAGAATGTCGCCATTCTCCACGACACACACGCCACGGATGTATTTCTCAAAATTCCGTTGACCGTTCATGTTTAATCCTGTAGTCTAATGTTTTGGCTGAAGGTACCCCCCAGGCAGTACTTGGCCTGAGGTGGCAGTTTGCCTGAAGTGCTTTTCACCAACTCCAAGCTGTGACGGCTCTCGGCAGTGTTGCCTCCTTACAGAGTACGGTCTTCAGGGTTCACAGGCAGGGAACCACGTGCAGTGCAATCAGTGTCTAAGGGCGCAGGAGGTAATCCCTCGCTGGCAACTCAGTGACCGGCTACGACCAATAAGAAACTTGCGTGCCATTGCATCAGCCATTCACaactatttactattattattattattattattattattattattattattattattattattattattgttattattactactactactactactactactactactatactactactactactactactactacttctacaactactactactactcataataataataacaataataataataataataataataacaaatattattattatcattattattattattattattattattattattattattattattattattattattattattattatcattcttaggCATTCGTAAGATGAAAACTTAAATTCTGGTTACCATACAGAAACAGAGAGGTGAGGTTTGCCcagagtgtgtggtgtgttgtgcagCATTCGTCACCAGCTTTCTATTGAAGCACTAATGACCACACATTATACTGTGTGTGATCCCCACCTCACGtgttgtgtatctgtctgtggcTGTACGTGTCGTCTTTCTTAAACAAACTGTggtacaaaataacattataagaTGTGTATGATTCTACAAGCACTGTATTAGAAGCTAATAAATTACTCAAATTTAAGAACATAATATAAGAAAAttgaggaagctgcaagaagccatcaggcctacacgtggcagtccctgtatgaaacatacctacctatttcttcctattatctctcattatattattactatcatatcATATTATCatctattatctattattattatattatcctCTTTCTGTTATCCTTATTCCTAAATATATCTACACTTTTCTCAAGCTTCTGACagagcactaacaacctgattactgagtctattccgttcatctaccactgtacgcgagaaccaattcctttctatctctttttaaatctaactttttcaAGCCTGAACCTATTATTCCTTGTCCTATTGTAATTACTGatactgagaattttgcttcCGTCACCCCTGTTGTTTACTTCcattgataaatattttctgtTACGTATTTATAGACACATGACATCTTGTTCTCTCGCGGTGCCTTGCTTAGCTTCACAGACAACACTTATCGTACTGGAGGTAATCATAACAGTTTAGTCTGCCAGCATTATCGCACAACCATTTTTGGGAgctagtcacttggtactggggcgGATGGTACCTAGGTCATATATGCCTCCCCCCACTGACTCCCATCGATCCATCCATTCgtctacccacccaccaacacatccactcatccacccaccacccacttATCCATACAACCATTCAGCTTCTCATCCACCTACTGACCCACTGACACACCCCATCCACACATCTATCCACACGCCTACCTACAGCAcattcatccatccttccatctatcaGTCACCCTAGCttctcacccttccatccaCATATCAgtccatccacccattcattTATTCCACACATCAGTGCATctactcatccacacacccatTTACTCACTCATGTATCCACCCAGCCAaatatccatccacacaccaactcacccacccacccatccacgcatccactcacccatccacctatccatccacaCAATAATTCACTCATCCACAAGTCAAACTGTATCAATAAGTATCtcgtgggtgggtgagtgtgagtCGATGAATAAAAGGATGGGGATCTGgctgtgggtggatggatggatgtcaGTGGGTGAATATGgttgagtgggtgagtggatgcgtTAGTGAACATTATATTAGTGTGTGCGGATCCCCATGGTGCCTTCATGAAGCTTGTAGTCTATACATCCGAATCGAAAGACATTTTGTGAACGGAGTGGTTTGGATACCATCTCGaaaagcaagtgtgtgtgtgtgtgtgtgtgtgtgtgtgtgtgtgtgtgtgtgtgatatgttaGTTGTAAGTGCAAGCTCTTAATAGGCACCCTTTATCCTACTCCCTCTactctccgtccctccttttctctcccttttcctccgtccttcccttgccttcaactccttcccttcctcttaaccatgagagagagagagagagagagagagagagagagagagagagagagagagagagagagagagagagagagagagagagagagagagagagatgcagtcgTAGTTACAAGTCGCCTAAGAGTACAGGTAATCAAGGCGTGGGTACTAAAGGCGTTAGGTAACCTGCTTACTTAGGCACGGCAGCAGTAGGCCTACGCTGAGGGCTACACTGGGTTACGTAATTAGTGCACCTGGGGGTTAATGTGCGGTGCGTAGGAACTTGTGGGCAgagcaacacaaaggaacacaaaaaatgaaacaaaagaaaacaaaggatgaaataaacagcagcagacagtTTGGTCCTTACGATATACGGAATGTGTTGATataaagaggatgagagagagagagagagagagagagagagagagagagagagagagagagagagagagagagagagagagagagagagagagcgagagagtagATGACTTACACACCGCTGCTTCCTTTTACTATAATTCCAAGCttaagtggtgagagagagagagagagagagagagagagagagagagagagagagagagagagagagagagagagagagagagagagagagagagagagaggagctttaaaaaaatattagagaaaTTTACTGATGTGGGAtggtagatgaaaaaaaggtaCAGGCATATTTCCTACAGGTactgccacgtgcaggcctgatggcttcttgcagcttgcctTACTTTCTCGTGTTCTTAAACTCACCTACGTTTCCAAACCTGAGTGTTGTGTGCTCGCTGCAGTGCAGTGGGTATCTAAATTTAAAGCTGATATTGGTAGGTGTTTAATTACTTGTTCAAATTTAATAGCAGCCTTAAAGTAACATGGGAGCGACTGAGGTTACCATGGCGAGGACACTGAgctggcattctctctctctctctctctctctctctctctctctctctctctctctctctctctctctctctcttgtttcgccctttttttttctagcaccTGAAtctccttttttcacttttcatgcaATAGTACGCTCCCGCATTTCCAgccgatagagagagagagagagagagagagagagagagagagagagagagagagagagagagagagagagagagagagagagagacctggccttgttcttttgttatttttccagCCAGGCACATCgcggcctttctctctctctctctctctctctctctctctctctctctctctctctctctctctctctctctctctctctctctctcagcatcatcTTGCGTTGAAAGACATATTGTGGAAGTCAGTCTTAATATACGTCTTCAAGTTTGTCTGATATGGGATCTATTTCAGTccctgtaggtgtgtgtgtgtgtgtgtgtgtgtgtgtgtgtgtgtgtgtgtgtgtgtgtgtgtgtgtgtgtgtgtgtccgacaGTGGAAAGCTGTTTAGTACTGACATTTGGTACAAGTCTGCGTGATGAAACCATTTCCTTCTTTGCACAACTTAAGAGCTACCTCGGATTCTGTTTAATattggcaaaaaaaataaataaataaatgcaataaataaataaacaaaaataaataaataaacaaataaaataaaataaaaacaaataaataaaaagtcaatgaaatacttttttttagcagtggtgttcctcagggttctgtcctgtcacccactctcttcttattattcattaatgatcttctaaaccaaacttcttgtcctatccactcctatgctgatgataccaccctgcacttttccacgtcttttcatagacgtccaacccttcaggaggtaaacatatcacgcagggaagccacagaacgcctgacttctgatctttctaaaatttctgattggggcagagcaaacttggtattgttcaatgcctcaaaaactcaattcctccatctatcaactcgacacaatcttccagacaactatcccctcttcttcaatgacactcaactatccccctcttctacactgaacatccttggtctgtcctttacttataatctgaactggaaacttcacatctcatctctagctaaaacagcttctatgaagttaggtgttctgagacgtctccgccagtttttctcaccccccagctgctaactctgtacaagggccttatccgtccatgtatggagtatgcttcacatgtctggggggttccactcatactgctgttctagacagggtggaatcaaaagcttttcgtctcatcaactcctctcctctaactgactgtcttcagcctctctctcaccgccgcaatgttgcatctctagctgtcttctaccgctattttcatgctaactgctcttctgatcttgctaactgcatgcctcccctccttccgcggcctcgctgcacaagactttcatctttctctcactcctattctgtccacctctctaacgcaagagttaaccagtattctcaatcattcatccctttctctggtaaactctggaattccttgcctgcttctgtatttccaccttcctatgacttgaattccttcaagagggaggtttcaagacacttatccaccaatttttgactactgctttgacccttttagggactggcatttcagtgggcatttttttttattagatttttgttgcccttggccagtatccttcctacataaaaaaaaaaaaaaaaaaaaaaaaaacacacacacacacacacacacacacacacacacacacacacacacacacacagctcaggtCTCACCACTGGACACGCCACGCCTCGCGCCACCAGGAACACACACAATCCACCGTGCTGTATTTAACAACAAGTAAACCAAAGCTAAGAGCGTATGGTAGATAATTATAACGTTCCAGAATTTCTCCGACAAACATAACTGTATACATCTCTCAATACTAAAgatattttctctttaatttcactCAACAGCATTAAGTTTTCCAATCgttttcatttacataattttaCGTGTCGCCCTCCAGCATGTTCTTACTGGGACCTGGAATACACTCGTCGTTCTTTCACTACTCTGTATTACATAGTCTTTCACTGTAATTTTCCCGCCTGAGGACACGTCAGCGTGGGAACACTGCCGAGTGATATCGTTCGCTGGTTGGTCTTGTTCTGAAATACGTCATATTCACGTCATATTTCTATCAAAACTATAATTTAATTGCAAGAAAAAAGATTATT is a window from the Scylla paramamosain isolate STU-SP2022 chromosome 26, ASM3559412v1, whole genome shotgun sequence genome containing:
- the LOC135113868 gene encoding eukaryotic translation initiation factor 5B-like is translated as MNGQRNFEKYIRGVCVVENGDILRGPPRKVKVSLHHLDAPAPRWCCCCWPRTPSCDKVAKFKFNKQKSEASLQKYTSLETAIYMNGMVFQEYWKPGKAAVKVSVTQRRGKKLVLFARLTTFLDEMRDRETEQFVLYVTVSGFRIITKDKTASGGEEKRAPQKKTRHASRQKGECDKSEHYEKKEKIDYMTSLLTSFKEKKEEPAQILTCPEVVKLPPVIPMLAVQTNNLTASRCSPFHKEAPAAREQHATASRPALRELQPSMNRNEQQSTASCSVLREAQPSKNRKELDKKVQMVQVQGKDERSIESEKKTPVEGKETAAWEGKDEKEETNTVDVENAASETESRDKEEKDNTEKQDGKKEDDQGIMSEVQLVQEGEDKEFKSHEKNTGEEEEAPAWEDYGEDETEKVETDTGDVEGIPAEKNTDEEEKDADRGDITKKEKEPGTMSDMQLVQEGDDEDPKGEEESPREGKETEAWEDYNEQETGKKEMDAEELSSVPPEKECTDDWEDYDEHDTGKQETVTEEVNSVPPEKECTDDWEDCDEHVTGKQETVTEEVNCVPPEKECTDDWEDYDEHDTGKQETDTEEVNSVPLEKENTEDWEDCDEYDIGKEETDADEMNSVPPGKEAWEDYNEHDFGKEMDADEVNSVPPEKENTEDWEDYDEHDTGKEETDADEVNSVPPEKENTEHWEDYDEHDTGKEETDADEVNSVPPEKDEADQEVKEDAERECVSLKVKEPGIMIDTQMVQEGDYEDAHSEEKSPAEEETATEGDHETKKETDAEEPTPVRKMTPRVKAKKELDLRKKTLPCSYKRNVLSLKRNRKASGEKKKRYKRINVKSVRSKIDSHRSVPADYKPEVDLSVLESQPPPPGPARVRWAREVAALRTRLRTRKQTSARSLVHGSRAAHR